In Pleomorphomonas sp. T1.2MG-36, a single window of DNA contains:
- a CDS encoding LacI family DNA-binding transcriptional regulator: MVTLKDVAREAGVSPKTVSRVVNDDPAVNVKTREAVAEIIRRMHYVPDHAARMMRMAHSTVVGVMTNAVATTPYSVDIIRGAQSGLKEQARTMLIANTDGDPKQEQEYWRVFRAHKVAGAVYATTYHRPVDLGTPDFERGIVLANCYSARRSHCSVVPDDEGGGYTQARHLIELGHRRIGIVSLSPVLRATVLRGAGYRTAFAESGLFYDSNLEVPGFVTRPDGGEDLVAYDAAHALLRRAERPTAIICGNDQIAVQVYAAAASLGLSVPEDLSVMGFDDMTIITRALKPMLTSVALPYFEIGRTAVDLLARINGESEGPVPPQVLVPCPLIERQSCRHL, translated from the coding sequence TTGGTTACGCTCAAAGACGTTGCTCGCGAGGCCGGCGTGTCGCCGAAGACCGTATCGCGCGTCGTCAACGACGATCCCGCCGTCAATGTCAAAACACGCGAGGCCGTAGCCGAGATCATCCGACGCATGCATTACGTGCCCGACCACGCGGCGCGGATGATGCGGATGGCGCATTCCACCGTGGTCGGCGTCATGACGAACGCAGTGGCCACCACGCCTTACTCGGTCGATATCATCCGTGGCGCGCAGTCCGGCTTGAAGGAACAGGCGCGCACCATGCTGATCGCCAACACGGACGGCGACCCGAAACAGGAGCAGGAGTACTGGCGGGTATTCCGAGCTCACAAGGTTGCCGGAGCGGTCTACGCCACCACCTATCATCGCCCCGTCGATCTGGGCACGCCGGATTTCGAGCGCGGCATCGTGCTTGCCAACTGCTACTCGGCCCGGCGCAGTCATTGCTCGGTCGTGCCCGACGACGAAGGGGGCGGCTACACGCAGGCTCGCCATCTGATCGAGCTGGGCCATCGGCGCATCGGCATCGTGTCGCTCAGCCCGGTGCTGCGTGCCACAGTGCTGAGGGGCGCGGGCTATCGCACTGCATTTGCCGAAAGTGGCCTTTTCTACGATTCGAACCTGGAGGTGCCCGGCTTCGTCACTCGGCCCGACGGAGGAGAGGATCTTGTCGCCTATGACGCCGCGCATGCTTTGCTGCGGCGCGCCGAACGGCCGACGGCCATCATCTGCGGCAACGACCAGATCGCCGTGCAGGTCTACGCTGCGGCCGCATCGCTTGGACTGTCCGTGCCCGAGGATCTTTCGGTCATGGGATTCGACGACATGACGATCATAACCCGCGCGCTGAAGCCCATGCTGACATCCGTGGCGCTGCCCTATTTCGAGATAGGCCGCACCGCGGTGGACTTGCTTGCCCGGATCAATGGAGAATCCGAAGGACCGGTTCCTCCGCAGGTGTTGGTGCCTTGCCCTCTGATAGAGCGGCAGTCCTGTCGGCACCTCTAG
- a CDS encoding periplasmic heavy metal sensor: MTASRPILLLLVGLLGLSLLGNVYAVSRFAGDRVGQAAFAELSTRRFEPDFGRLVRREIVGRAGELRSAIADLRQARERMFHLAAASPPDPEALVEATADVRAAFGRAQTIFHESIVDAARQANHPVK, from the coding sequence ATGACCGCCTCGCGACCCATTCTTCTGCTGCTCGTTGGATTGCTGGGCCTGTCGCTGCTCGGCAATGTCTATGCGGTCAGTCGCTTCGCTGGCGATCGCGTCGGACAAGCCGCCTTCGCCGAACTGTCCACGCGACGGTTTGAGCCGGATTTCGGCCGCTTGGTACGCCGAGAGATCGTCGGCCGTGCCGGTGAGCTGAGGTCGGCGATAGCCGATCTGCGTCAGGCGCGCGAACGGATGTTCCATCTGGCAGCTGCGAGCCCCCCCGATCCGGAGGCCTTGGTGGAGGCGACGGCCGACGTGCGCGCGGCCTTTGGCAGAGCACAGACGATCTTTCATGAAAGCATCGTCGATGCTGCCCGCCAAGCCAACCACCCCGTCAAGTAA